From the genome of Rhizobacter sp. AJA081-3:
CCGCGCTGTGCGGCGCCACGGGGTCGAGCGCGGGGCGCTCGTGCACGCACAGCTCGCTGCCTCGCTCGCAGCGCTCGACGAAGCGGCAGCCCGGCAGATCGTCGCGGCGCAGGTCGGGCAGGTTGCCCGGCACCGGCTTGAGCTCCTGCGCCGAGCGCGTCTTCTCGCCCGGCGTGGAGCTGAGCAGCCGCGCCGTGTAGGGGTGGCGCGCCTGCGTGAAGAGTGCGCGCGCCGGCGCGGCTTCCACCGCATGGCCGGCGTGCATGACGACGATGCGGTCGCAGTGGTCGGCGGCGAGCGCGAGGTCGTGGGTGATGAACAGCGTGGCCATCTGCCGTTCGCGCGCCAGCGAGGTGATGAGGTCCATCACGGCGGCCTGCGTGGTCACGTCCAGCCCGGTGGTGGGCTCGTCGGCGATCAGCAGCGCCGGCCGGCAGGCCAGCGCCAGCGCGATCATCACGCGCTGGCACATGCCGCCGGACATCTCGAAGGGGTAGGCGCCATGGCGGCGCTCGGGGTCGGAGATGGCCACCTCGCGCAACGCCTGCACGGCGCGCTCGCGCAGGCTCACGCCGAGGTTGGCGCCGCGGGCAGCCGCGTGGCGGCGCAGAACGTCTTCGATCTGCAGGCCGACGGGGCGGATCGGATTGAGCGCCGTGCGCGGGCTCTGGAAGATCATCGAGATCTCGCGGCCGCGCAGGTCGGCGAGCGTGCGTTCGTCGGCCTTGAGCAGGTCCAGCCCGCCGAACATCGCATTGCCGCTGGTGACCTTGGCGGCGCGGTCGGAGATGCCGAGCAGCGCATAGCTCAGCACCGACTTGCCCGAGCCGCTCTCGCCGACCAGGCCGACGATCTCGCCCTTGCGGATCTGCAGGTCGACGCCCT
Proteins encoded in this window:
- a CDS encoding ABC transporter ATP-binding protein, which translates into the protein MSAPPLLDVTDFGLEFRTRSGTVHALQGVDLQIRKGEIVGLVGESGSGKSVLSYALLGISDRAAKVTSGNAMFGGLDLLKADERTLADLRGREISMIFQSPRTALNPIRPVGLQIEDVLRRHAAARGANLGVSLRERAVQALREVAISDPERRHGAYPFEMSGGMCQRVMIALALACRPALLIADEPTTGLDVTTQAAVMDLITSLARERQMATLFITHDLALAADHCDRIVVMHAGHAVEAAPARALFTQARHPYTARLLSSTPGEKTRSAQELKPVPGNLPDLRRDDLPGCRFVERCERGSELCVHERPALDPVAPHSAACWHPLFGPPARSRGSVRHA